Genomic DNA from Dehalogenimonas lykanthroporepellens BL-DC-9:
TGGTGGCGTAATGCTCCATGCGGATTATCGGTTGTGTGTTTTCACCGGCGCCGGTCAGTTCCGGCGCGGCGCGCCGCCCGGTCTCCCGGTCGAACCCGGCAGATTTGTTCTTGAAATCCTGGGCCTGACGATCCAGCACCTCGACCAGCTGGTCGATGACGCTGGGCAGACTTTCGGCGCGGCTCTCGGCGTTGATGATCGGCCCGCGGACGTCCAGGGTGGCTTTAGCCACGAAACGGTCTCTGGCGGATTTGGTGGACTGCTCGGTTATTTCCAGTTTCAGTTCCTGGGCCTGGGGCAGGTGACGGCCGACCTTGGTGAATTTCCGCTCTATCTGTTTCCGGGTGGATTCGGCCAAAGTCAGGTTTCTGGCGGTGATGATGATTTCCATTACGGCCTCCTTACGATGGTTAGATTTCGCGGGCCAGCGTTAAGGCTCTGACCTCAGCCGCTCCGCCGGCTGTCAGCGCCCGGGCGCAGGCGTTGAGGGTGGCCCCGGAGGTGGCGACATCGTCTATCAGGATAACGCTCCGGCCTGTCAGGCTACTATTATAGCACCGAAAAGCATCGGCAACAGCATTCCGGCGGTCGGTTACGGACTGGCTTTCGGCCTGCGGCCGGGTAGACCTCGTCTTCCTGAGAGTATCGACGAACACCGGGGTATCGGTCAGGCGGTGAATCATGATGGCCAGCAGTTCGGACTGGTTGTAGCCGCGTTCCCGAAGCCGGGACTTGTGCAGAGGCACCGGCACCAGGGCATCCGCCGTCAGGTCATGGAGTTTCATATATTCGGCCAGATAGCCGCCCAGCGGGCCGGCCAGATCGCGAAGGTTATTGTACTTGAACTGGTGCACCGCCTTCTTGATGACGCCTTCGAAGCGGAAGACGGAATGCAGGGCGGTCAGTTCCGGAGCGATGTCGTCGCAGGAGGGGTGATGGTCCAATCCCTTGCCGCATCTGGGGCAGAAAGGAGGCAGTTGAAAGGGCAGGTCCCGGCGACAGCTCTGACAGAAATAGGCGCCCTCACGTCCGCAACCCAGGCAGTATCGGGGAAAGAAAAAATTGAGTAGCCTGTCCTGACCGCCCAACAGCCGGCCTAACAT
This window encodes:
- a CDS encoding ribosomal subunit interface protein (TIGRFAM: ribosomal subunit interface protein~KEGG: deg:DehalGT_1169 ribosomal subunit interface protein) — encoded protein: MEIIITARNLTLAESTRKQIERKFTKVGRHLPQAQELKLEITEQSTKSARDRFVAKATLDVRGPIINAESRAESLPSVIDQLVEVLDRQAQDFKNKSAGFDRETGRRAAPELTGAGENTQPIIRMEHYATKPMSVDEAVAVLNGSREDFLLFRNDLGEVNLLRRDGDNRFILTVSEAA
- a CDS encoding phosphoribosyltransferase (PFAM: phosphoribosyltransferase~KEGG: det:DET1458 ComF family protein, putative), with protein sequence MLGRLLGGQDRLLNFFFPRYCLGCGREGAYFCQSCRRDLPFQLPPFCPRCGKGLDHHPSCDDIAPELTALHSVFRFEGVIKKAVHQFKYNNLRDLAGPLGGYLAEYMKLHDLTADALVPVPLHKSRLRERGYNQSELLAIMIHRLTDTPVFVDTLRKTRSTRPQAESQSVTDRRNAVADAFRCYNSSLTGRSVILIDDVATSGATLNACARALTAGGAAEVRALTLAREI